The DNA window TGGCGCGGCTTCGACAGCCTGGTGGCCGTCTCCAACGAGGCGATCGCGCTCGGGGCCACCCGCATGGACCTGATGGACTCGTCGAGCAGCCTCAGCCCCGAGGCGATGAAGGTCTTCGTGCGCCGCTACCGGCAGGGGCTGATCTCCGACGTGCCGGTCACCATGCACATGCACGACGACTTCGGGCTGGCGACGGCCGGCGCCATCGCGGCGGCCACGGCCGGCGCGTCGCCTGATGTGTCGGTGGCCGGCGTCTCCTACCGCTGTGGCTTCGCGCCGCTCGAAGAGGTGATCGTCAGCCTGGAAGTGCTGTACGGCGTGGACACCGGCATCAAGGTGGACCGGCTCCAGCCGCTGGCCGATCTGGTCGCTGCCGAGATGGGCGTGCCGATCCCGCCGCTCAAGCCGCTGGTGGGGCAGTACGCCTACCTGCGGCACATGCCGGGCGACGTCCTGGCCTGCCTGAAGGGGGGCCTCGATCAATTCCCTGCGCCGGCCGCCTGCGTCCACCCGAGCGTCATCGGCTCGCAGATGACCTGGGTCTGGGACGCCCTGACCACCGACGCGAACGTGCGGGCGCTGGCGGCAACCATCGGGGAGACGCTCGCCGAGGACGAGGTGCCGGCGGTGCGAGCGGCGCTCGACGGCGCGGTGGACGCGATCACGACCTACCCGCGCTGGCTCACCGCCGAGCAGGCAACGGAGATCTGCCGCGCGGCGATCCGCGAGGCCCGCCGGGCGCCGGCCAGGTAAGCAAGGCCCGCCCCCCCGTATCCTGCGCTATCCTCCTGTCGCGCCTTCGCAGGCGCGAGGGAGGCTGGCGATGAAGGCTGCCATCTACTACGGACCCCGCGATATCCGCGTCGAGGACATCCCACGCCCGACGCCCGGCCCGAACGAAGTCCTGGTGGCCGTGAAGGCCTGTGGGATCTGCGGGTCCGACCTGCACACCTACCGCTACGGCATCTTCGAAGATCTCGGCGTCGAGCTGTCAGGGCGCGATGGGCGCGTCATGGGGCACGAGTTCGCAGGCGAGGTCGCGGAGCTGGGGCCGGGCGTCACCAGCCTCAAGGTAGGCGACCGGATCGGCGGGATCGGCCGGGGCGCCTACTCCGAGTACGCGATTGTCGAGGTCGGCGCACGGAGCGTCCATCCGCTGCCAGACGCGGTCAGCTTCGAGGAGGCGGCCACGTTCGAGCCGTTCGCCACCTCGCTGCACGGCGTGGGGCTGGCCGCGCTCCAGCCCGGCGAGACGGTGGTGGTGCTCGGGGCGGGCATCATCGGGCTGGGAGCGGTCCAGGCGATCCGCGCCACGACGACGGGTGTCCGCGTGATCGCCGTGGACGGGGCCGCCCCGCGCCTGGCGATGGCCCGCCAGATGGGCGCTGACGACGTGGTGGACTTCACGCACGGCAACCCGGTCGATCAGGTGC is part of the Chloroflexota bacterium genome and encodes:
- a CDS encoding 2-isopropylmalate synthase, encoding MLNPDKVHRREGSFWVSTTNFDPEVTAEFSWPDPFLVIDSTLRKMLFTAGALTSIDGFVRVAEALAEAGIKHESLNINWAGGRTPIPRGLALVKAIAGRDFGFELNVYADTLLSDGERRQPVTARETAELLAEHGVRTLGVGIVQAPSADAQARQMDELAAYFETVRELGLTSTVTLARAGWRGFDSLVAVSNEAIALGATRMDLMDSSSSLSPEAMKVFVRRYRQGLISDVPVTMHMHDDFGLATAGAIAAATAGASPDVSVAGVSYRCGFAPLEEVIVSLEVLYGVDTGIKVDRLQPLADLVAAEMGVPIPPLKPLVGQYAYLRHMPGDVLACLKGGLDQFPAPAACVHPSVIGSQMTWVWDALTTDANVRALAATIGETLAEDEVPAVRAALDGAVDAITTYPRWLTAEQATEICRAAIREARRAPAR
- a CDS encoding zinc-binding dehydrogenase; this encodes MKAAIYYGPRDIRVEDIPRPTPGPNEVLVAVKACGICGSDLHTYRYGIFEDLGVELSGRDGRVMGHEFAGEVAELGPGVTSLKVGDRIGGIGRGAYSEYAIVEVGARSVHPLPDAVSFEEAATFEPFATSLHGVGLAALQPGETVVVLGAGIIGLGAVQAIRATTTGVRVIAVDGAAPRLAMARQMGADDVVDFTHGNPVDQVLALVGEQEIPRLGYPGGNVDAVIDCAGAVNSSQQGLQMLKQENGRLVLVALFEHDGPLDRNMIVRKHVRLLGSWAWTTEDIQHAAALVRSGKVDRRPLVSHTFPLDQAAEAFVLQEKGQAIKVVITP